A genomic window from Arvicola amphibius chromosome 5, mArvAmp1.2, whole genome shotgun sequence includes:
- the Btbd3 gene encoding BTB/POZ domain-containing protein 3 isoform X2 yields MAADIFPRKKPASSSSTTVQQHHQHNLCNNNLIPAPNWQGLYPTIRERNAVMFNNDLMADVHFVVGPPGGTQRLPGHKYVLAVGSSVFHAMFYGELAEDKDEIRIPDVEPAAFLAMLKYIYCDEIDLAADTVLATLYAAKKYIVPHLARACVNFLETSLSAKNACVLLSQSCLFEEPDLTQRCWEVIDAQAELALKSEGFCDIDFQTLESILRRETLNAKEIVVFEAALNWAEVECQRQDLALSIENKRKVLGKALYLIRIPTMALDDFANGAAQSGVLTLNETNDIFLWYTASKKPELQFVSKARKGLVPQRCHRFQSCAYRSNQWRYRGRCDSIQFAVDKRVFIAGFGLYGSSCGSAEYSAKIELKRQGVVLGQNLSKYFSDGSSNTFPVWFEYPVQIEPDTFYTASVVLDGNELSYFGQEGMTEVQCGKVTVQFQCSSDSTNGTGVQGGQIPELIFYA; encoded by the exons atggctGCTGATATATTCCCCCGCAAGAAACCAGCCAGCTCCAGCAGCACCACTgtccagcagcaccaccagcacaaTCTCTGTAACAACAACCTTATCCCAGCCCCCAACTGGCAGGGTCTTTATCCCACCATCAGAGAAAG AAATGCGGTGATGTTCAATAATGACTTGATGGCAGATGTACATTTTGTGGTTGGACCACCAGGTGGGACTCAGCGGTTGCCAGGACACAAA TATGTCTTAGCTGTTGGGAGCTCAGTGTTCCATGCAATGTTTTATGGAGAACTTGCTGAGGACAAAGATGAAATCCGAATACCGGACGTCGAACCTGCTGCTTTCCTCGCCATGCTGAA ATACATCTATTGTGATGAAATTGACTTGGCTGCGGACACAGTGCTGGCCACACTGTATGCTGCCAAAAAGTACATAGTTCCTCACCTTGCCAGAGCCTGTGTTAATTTcctggagaccagcctgagcgCCAAGAACGCCTGTGTGCTCCTGTCTCAGAGCTGCCTGTTTGAGGAGCCAGACCTGACACAGCGTTGCTGGGAGGTGATTGATGCTCAAGCCGAGTTAGCACTCAAGTCTGAGGGGTTCTGTGACATCGACTTCCAGACACTCGAAAGTATCCTCCGCAGGGAAACGCTGAATGCCAAAGAAATAGTGGTTTTTGAGGCAGCCCTAAACTGGGCTGAAGTAGAATGCCAGCGGCAAGATCTGGCCTTGAGCATTGAAAATAAACGCAAGGTCCTAGGAAAGGCTCTGTACTTGATCCGCATCCCCACCATGGCCTTGGATGACTTTGCAAATGGTGCTGCGCAGTCCGGGGTATTAACTCTCAACGAGACCAATGACATCTTCCTCTGGTACACTGCATCCAAAAAACCGGAGCTGCAGTTTGTGAGTAAAGCCCGCAAAGGCCTGGTCCCCCAGCGTTGTCACCGATTCCAGTCATGTGCCTACCGGAGCAACCAGTGGCGCTATCGGGGTCGCTGTGACAGCATCCAGTTTGCAGTTGATAAGAGGGTGTTCATCGCAGGCTTTGGGCTGTATGGCTCCAGCTGTGGCTCTGCAGAGTACAGCGCCAAGATTGAACTCAAACGGCAGGGCGTTGTCCTGGGTCAGAACTTGAGCAAGTACTTCTCAGATGGATCCAGCAATACCTTCCCTGTGTGGTTTGAATATCCCGTGCAGATTGAGCCAGACACCTTCTACACAGCCAGCGTGGTGCTGGATGGCAACGAACTCAGCTACTTTGGACAAGAAGGCATGACGGAAGTTCAGTGTGGCAAGGTGACTGTCCAGTTTCAGTGCTCCTCAGACAGCACCAACGGCACTGGGGTACAGGGAGGGCAGATCCCCGAACTCATATTCTATGCTTGA
- the Btbd3 gene encoding BTB/POZ domain-containing protein 3 isoform X1 has translation MVDDKEKNMKCLTFFLMLPETVKNRSRKGSKKANSSSGGSGGSGGGSSGSGSKLPPVCYEIITLKTKKKKKMAADIFPRKKPASSSSTTVQQHHQHNLCNNNLIPAPNWQGLYPTIRERNAVMFNNDLMADVHFVVGPPGGTQRLPGHKYVLAVGSSVFHAMFYGELAEDKDEIRIPDVEPAAFLAMLKYIYCDEIDLAADTVLATLYAAKKYIVPHLARACVNFLETSLSAKNACVLLSQSCLFEEPDLTQRCWEVIDAQAELALKSEGFCDIDFQTLESILRRETLNAKEIVVFEAALNWAEVECQRQDLALSIENKRKVLGKALYLIRIPTMALDDFANGAAQSGVLTLNETNDIFLWYTASKKPELQFVSKARKGLVPQRCHRFQSCAYRSNQWRYRGRCDSIQFAVDKRVFIAGFGLYGSSCGSAEYSAKIELKRQGVVLGQNLSKYFSDGSSNTFPVWFEYPVQIEPDTFYTASVVLDGNELSYFGQEGMTEVQCGKVTVQFQCSSDSTNGTGVQGGQIPELIFYA, from the exons ATGGTAGAtgataaagaaaagaacatgaaatgTCTCACCTTCTTCTTGATGCTTCCAGAGACGGTAAAGAACAGGTCCAGGAAAGgttcaaagaaagcaaacagcagcagcggcggcagcggcggcagcggcggtggcagcagtggcagtggcagcaaGTTGCCCCCAGTTTGTTATGAAATAATTACCTTGAAgactaagaagaagaagaagatggctGCTGATATATTCCCCCGCAAGAAACCAGCCAGCTCCAGCAGCACCACTgtccagcagcaccaccagcacaaTCTCTGTAACAACAACCTTATCCCAGCCCCCAACTGGCAGGGTCTTTATCCCACCATCAGAGAAAG AAATGCGGTGATGTTCAATAATGACTTGATGGCAGATGTACATTTTGTGGTTGGACCACCAGGTGGGACTCAGCGGTTGCCAGGACACAAA TATGTCTTAGCTGTTGGGAGCTCAGTGTTCCATGCAATGTTTTATGGAGAACTTGCTGAGGACAAAGATGAAATCCGAATACCGGACGTCGAACCTGCTGCTTTCCTCGCCATGCTGAA ATACATCTATTGTGATGAAATTGACTTGGCTGCGGACACAGTGCTGGCCACACTGTATGCTGCCAAAAAGTACATAGTTCCTCACCTTGCCAGAGCCTGTGTTAATTTcctggagaccagcctgagcgCCAAGAACGCCTGTGTGCTCCTGTCTCAGAGCTGCCTGTTTGAGGAGCCAGACCTGACACAGCGTTGCTGGGAGGTGATTGATGCTCAAGCCGAGTTAGCACTCAAGTCTGAGGGGTTCTGTGACATCGACTTCCAGACACTCGAAAGTATCCTCCGCAGGGAAACGCTGAATGCCAAAGAAATAGTGGTTTTTGAGGCAGCCCTAAACTGGGCTGAAGTAGAATGCCAGCGGCAAGATCTGGCCTTGAGCATTGAAAATAAACGCAAGGTCCTAGGAAAGGCTCTGTACTTGATCCGCATCCCCACCATGGCCTTGGATGACTTTGCAAATGGTGCTGCGCAGTCCGGGGTATTAACTCTCAACGAGACCAATGACATCTTCCTCTGGTACACTGCATCCAAAAAACCGGAGCTGCAGTTTGTGAGTAAAGCCCGCAAAGGCCTGGTCCCCCAGCGTTGTCACCGATTCCAGTCATGTGCCTACCGGAGCAACCAGTGGCGCTATCGGGGTCGCTGTGACAGCATCCAGTTTGCAGTTGATAAGAGGGTGTTCATCGCAGGCTTTGGGCTGTATGGCTCCAGCTGTGGCTCTGCAGAGTACAGCGCCAAGATTGAACTCAAACGGCAGGGCGTTGTCCTGGGTCAGAACTTGAGCAAGTACTTCTCAGATGGATCCAGCAATACCTTCCCTGTGTGGTTTGAATATCCCGTGCAGATTGAGCCAGACACCTTCTACACAGCCAGCGTGGTGCTGGATGGCAACGAACTCAGCTACTTTGGACAAGAAGGCATGACGGAAGTTCAGTGTGGCAAGGTGACTGTCCAGTTTCAGTGCTCCTCAGACAGCACCAACGGCACTGGGGTACAGGGAGGGCAGATCCCCGAACTCATATTCTATGCTTGA